TGAGAAGGTGAGAGGGCAGGGACCTCTGAcgttctcatccaatgggttttgagaaggagacaaggagaggcgAGGAAATACAATTAAGATTCTCCCAATGTGTTCTGCCTGTGATTAACCTGGGTGGGAGGGGCAATGACAGCTCTGCACCTCATTTGAATGAATGTAAAGAATTTGTGTTGATTTGCTGAAAACATTTAGTTTTGTGAAGAGTGAAGTCTGTTACTGTGTTTTCAGTCTGTATTGTTTGCATTGTGGTTGGAATACTGTGATTGAAAAGCATGACAAATCTTATCAACCTTCTCCCTCGCATCACGCAATTCAtattttcatgcaaaatgctaAACACTATTTCTCTCTCACCCTTATCTCTTCAtaattcctctctctcccccctccctctctcccctcactctctctccctatctctctccatgtccctctctctccctccctttcgccccttctctctctctctctctctctctctctctctctctctctctctctctctctcgctctctctcgctctctctctctctctctctctctctcccctccctctctccatccagcaGGGTCGTCAGCTGCGAGGCATCAGAGGCTTGTTCAACAGGTCATCTAAGTCGTCAGTAGAGACCAGCTGTGGTCCAGCCCTCAGGAAACGCTCTATCAGTGACCACCTCCTCCGACGCACCGCCAGCGCCCCTGCCAAGGGTCGCAAAAAAAACAAGATGAAGCTCGCTGAGTCCTCCACCTCCATATCGGACCACAAGGCCTCCGTAGTGGACCACAAGGCCTCCATATCAGACGGCAAAGACAGAGTGGGGGCTGGGGAAGGGGCTGGGAGGGAGGGGTCCCGGGAGAGGGTAATGGTGGAGAGGCGCCCCCCACCTCACGCCCCCCTCACCCACAGGCCCATCTCCATGCCCCTGGAGAAACTACTGCAGGGACAgctctccctctgctcccccaACCAGGAGCTGACTGACCTGGGGGCAGACACACTCATCGGTGGGTAGACCTCCTCTGGAGACCTCACACACTCTTACATCAACCATGATAATAAACGTTATGTTCTGTAACAAGTAATATGTTATAATAGATATCTAAGAAGAAACATTGCAAGAAACCCAAAGTGTTTTTTCTGTGTTTGAATGAGGTTACAGCATCATATTGCCTATTTCTCCGAGCAATACATGACCGTAGGCTTACCTGTAAAGGCAGAGCGACTGTTCTTGTCTGGCTTTGTTGCTATATGTGACATGATGCTTAGAGTTGAAGTTGTCGTTGGTTGTGTTGCGCTCTCATTGAAACAAACAGTGCTATGGGTCTTATGTGAAATGTAAACCGTTGCCTTGTTTCTAACTTGTCCttttcccccccaaaaataaaaattttAATCACTACTTTAACATACCTTTTCTGTTCCTTTTTCACTCTGTGGTGCTTCTCTGTAGTAGAGAACTGACTAGGATATCCCGCCAGGTAAACCAAGACACCTCCTAAGGTTGCCTCATCCTAAAACATCCCAGTATTACATCATCCCACTGATGTAACTTTGTAAAAGAACTATTTCAAAATCAGAATGTTCCTTTTTTTAACTGCCAAAATTGATCTCATTTGACCATCTCTTCCGAAATGGATGTTCCCCCCCAAAAATGGATGTTCCTTCTGTTACATGCACAGCCTCATTCTCCAACCCCCTCTCACAGTCGTATTTGGTGGTACATTCCATTCGTCTCTGTGTTGCGATTGGCTCGTGTTGGACGGAATGTGTCAGTTAGTCGTTGGTTGGCTTGGTGTTCTACGTAAGGCTGTGAAATGTTTGAACCTTTACTGACTGTCTAACTTGTCTGTTTTACATAGGAACGTCCCCCTTTGACCGGCCCAGGTCCCGCTCTGTGGAACTCCTCATCGAATCATCCGCCTCCCTTGAACATAGAGTTTCCACCAATCACAACAACACACGGGATAGGACCACAGAGCCTGACCAATTAGACGAGACCTCCTACCTGGTCATTGGCCGAGGAGGAGGAAGTGTAGATGGTGACTCCAAAGACCAATCACAGGACAGAGTCAACCCACCCACCAAAGCTGAGGACATTTCCTCTCGCCAAAGGACGTTGTGTTACCTGAGCAGCTCAACAAAGACAGAGAGCAACTGTTTACACTGTTTACCTACTGAGAGCAGACCAGAGACAACATTACTTAGTACAACAAACACCCCAGcaccttcctcctcttcttcttcctctgtcccctcttccTCTGTGCCCCCCCTCTCCCCACTCAACGTGGACCGGTCCGCTCTGCAGAGCCCCGTCTCCCTGCAGGACAGCACCATCTCACGACTCATTGATGCCGTATCCCTCGGCAACGACACCACCTGCGGCTCAATCTCCGCTCTGATTGGCCAGTTTGACCTCACCGCTGACCAGAATGACCTCACAACGAACTCTGACCCCCACGTCCTCAGTGTCATGTCCTGTCTGTCCCATCCCGCTCTCCAGGACTCCAGCACACCCTATAAGGTCACCATAGACTCTACCACCCCATATAAAGACCCCCCCCGCAAGGCAATGAACGGACCTATCACTCCTCGAAAGGCAAGCCAGACCCTTAACCACACGAACCAGAACCTACTCTCACCCCACCCCAAGACCTCCCACAACCCCCTTCTCTTCTCTAGTCCTGAGACCACGGAGCTGGAGGAGGTCTATACCATCCTGGATGAGGAGGTCTTGTCTCCAGTCTTTGTCTACAACCTGAGGGAGCAGAACATAGGCAACATACAGGCTGACTCTGAGGAGAGCACACCCATGGGAAGCCTGGAGCCCTCCCCAGCCAAGGTGCCTCCTCGCCTGGGGACAGAGGCCAACGGCAGCTGGGTGGGCTCACCGAGGGGTATAGTGGAGGAGACAGGACAGGGCTATAGGGGTGTGTGTGATCCTACAGGGCTGGGGTCAGGGGGAGAGTGGGGGTTGTCGTGGGGTTACAGGTGCCCGTCTGTCAACAGCACAGTGTCTGACCGGTTGCTGTTGTGCCAGGGGTCAGCAGAAAGTAGTCTGATGGAGGTGGAGATTAACGTGGACGAGGATCCACTTGAGATGACCTTGACCTTACCAAGACACAACTGCACCTGGGTCGCTACCAGCCCAACCAAACGATACGCCGCTCCCCAAAGCCAGCTTACCCAACTACACCCCTCTCCCCGGTATGCACCCCAACTCCAGCCCTCCCAGTGTCCTTCCCCCCTTAAACAGCCCTCCCCTCGCCACACCCCATCAATCACCCCTCAAACCCAGCCCTCCCTCTTCAAAAGGccccctaaccccagccccctcCTCCTGAACAgccacccctccaccctcagCAGGGCTGAGCTCTCCTTTGAGAACAGCAGAGACATTACCAGAGCCTACACCCAGCAGCACAGCTACAGTGGTCCCACCCAGCCCCAGACCAGGGGCTACCAGGGTGGTCCCACCCAGCCCCAGACCAGGGGCTACCAGGGTGGTCCCACCCAGCCCCAGACCAGGGGCTACCAGGGTGGGACAGGGGaaggtcagggtcagggtgaAGTGTCAGCCTGCTTCCAGAATGGGTTGTCCTCCTCAGAGTGTCTGCCTGGTCTGTCTAGTATGTCTGGTTCAAGGTCTGTTAGCCTCCCCAGAGACAGAGGCCTGTACTCCCCCATCTCAGACTGTGATGTGGCCTACAGCCAGCTAGATTACAACTGCTTTAGGCCCTCCACTGCCTCCACCCATCCGCAACCCCAGCCCCAATCACATACCCAGCCTCTGCCCCAGGACCAACCCCAATCACATACCCAGCCTCTGCCCCAGGCCCAACCCCAATCACAGACCCAGCCTCTGCCCCAGGCCCAACCCCAATCACAGACCCAGCCTCTGCCCCAGGCCCAACCCCAATCACATACCCAACCTCTGCCCCAGCTCCAACCCCGATCTGGCCCCCCATCACTGCCCCTCTTGGGCCCCACCCTTGTCCCTCCTCTACCTATCCCCAGACCACCCACAGCCCCCGGCCCCTGCAAGTCCAAGTCTCTGGGTGACCTGACATCAGAGGACATCTCCTGCAACTTCCACAGCAAGTACAACATCATCAGCCGCAGCTTCATCACCCCCAGTATGAAGGAGCGGAGGAGGATGAGGGGCCTGGGGGGTCTGTCCCAACGGCTGCAGTCTGCAGACCCCCTCACTGAGCAGCTCCGCAAACTAGTCACCCTGGAGGGGGATGACAGAGACCGGGACAGACCCCAGTCTCCCCAGCTGCCCCAGTTACCTCAgttacagataccccccaaaccCTTCATTCCCCCATCACGCCCCTCTCCCCCCACAAACTTTGTCCCCGACACTCAGGAGGACTCTCCCCCCCTCCTTTCCCGCCGCCTCTCCTCTCGGAGCCAGAGCCGTGTGCGTCACATCAACAACCGCGCTCGAGAGCGGCAGCAGGAGGTTCTGAAGTCCCGGGGAATGAGCGCCCCCTCCAGTGTGGGAGGGGTAGTGCTGCGTACTAAAGCAGCAGCAGGCCAGAAACCCCCAGCTAACAGACACTCCACAGGCTCCTACATAGCAGGCTACCTGGACCAGCTGGAGGACAGGGGGCTGCCTGAGGGGGCGTGCACCACACTGGGTTACGGATATCACTATGGTGATCATTATCATGATGACTCTCTGCTGCCCACAGACTCCTGTATACAATCACAACCTGAGGTCTACTTCCTGCTCAGACTCTGAACCCACTTCCTGGTTATCACCTACATAGAATGATGTATAATGTACTTCCAGAACACAGAAAATCAGCTTCCTGCTTACAACtgagaaaaaaactaaaaaataaTTCTGGTTGGGCTGTCCAATAATGCTTCCAGATATAAAGTCAACTACCTGATTGGGTCTGACATTTTGTCTGTAAATGTGAAAATGGTTTCTGATCTTCTTTAAGTCCATGTCCTGATCAGAATGTTCTGTAAATGTAGTTTGGAACAGACTGTAAAACTACTTCCTACTTTGATTGTACCCGTTTCCTGTCCTGCCTGATCCTGTAATTCTACTTCCTGTTCAAGCTAACTTCACCTACAATGAAGCAGAAAATAGGAAACTTTCCAAATGTGTTTTAATCTGAAGGGAAGTGTTGTCTTGGTCTTTGTTCATTTAAAATATGTATTAGTATTATCAGAGGcccgctgggcacagacgtcaattcaacgtctattccacgttggttccatGTAACTTCGttaaaatgacgtggaaacaacgttgattcaaccagtgtatgCCCAATGGGGGGGCACTTTTAAGGGAAGGGATCTGTTTCATCCGAGATCCTCCTCAAGTCTTCCTTCTCCTCTAAGTGTTCTCTATGTTTGTGTTGTTTGTAAATATTCTACTGTACATTCGTTTTTAACTGACAGTGTTGCTATTTAGTAGACAGTACAGCTGTTTTCTGCATGTTAAACGTGGACCAGCATGACTATGCATCGATCTATAGACATCACAGTGCACTACTATCTTTGTATAGAACAAGTAATAGTGGGATTGGATGCAATACAGTACATAGACAGTACAATATAGTACATAGACAGTACATTACggtacattttttttattttatttcacctttatttaaccttacatttatttaaccttacattacagtacatagacagtacaatacagtacatagacaatacagtacagtacagtacatagacagtacatatacagtacaatacagtacatagacagtacactacagttcaatacagtacatagacagtacaatacagtacatagacagtacaatatagtacatagacagtacaatatagtacatagacagtacattacagtacaatacagtacatagacagtacaatacagtacatagtCTTGCTTGCTCAGACTTCTCGCTTTCTAAGATTTTAAACACTATCACATATGTTAAACTTTTTGAGTTGAAATGCTTTTATTTTTAGAATTACTTTAACACAGACTGCAAGAGAAAGCAACAAAAAAAGTTGGGTCTGGTTATTACATTTTTTCTTTTTCTGAGAAATGTTTACAAGAACAGAAACACACTGGAAAAGGTGGATACGGCTtttgggctggatcaggctgcaCGATTTTATTCTCCTTTTAAGTGTTAAACCCCCATCTTCTTTTCTTTGTATGGTCGCTCAGAAGATTAATGTGAGCATTTTCCTACCGATGCAATAAAATTCAGAAACTTTTGACACAGCAATTGTGTCTGTTTGTTTACATGTCCTCTGTGTTTGTCTattctcttctctcactcttttATATTTTGATACTTTACTGTCTTTCTCTCCAGCTGTCTCACACACACGCTAATGGTTTAGGTATACAACTGCTCTTGCCATTGTatgtacacaccacacacacacacacacacacacacacacacacacacacacacacacacccccccctcAATGCCTGTGTTATTGTATCTTGCTGTGTGTGGATAATGGGTAGATAATGGGATAATGGAATGTAATTGCTTGTGAAATGAGCAGTAATGGAGATGAGAGATATCACACCTGTGACCATCTAAATCCTCGAAACTGTTACTTTGGAGATTTAATCACACTACGCCCTTTAATCCGGGTCCTTGTACCCCCCATAACCCTCCCTCCTCAACCCCTCCCCTCCGTACTTCTATGGCTGGTTCAGCACAAAACTAAAAACGTATTGTTCACCCTTACTTGTCTTCCTGTGTCAAGCTATTATCCCTAACAGCAACACTCAGGAGGCCTGTTATTTCgggtctcagtgtgtcatcttgTTTACTCCGTGTCTTCTCTATGATCTCTGGTCATTATAAATACCCTCCCTTAACCTCCACTGGGCCAGATCAGGGGAGGCTGCTGTCAGACCCCGTGCTGGGAGATAGAGACTGGTTGCCTTCCGAAACAGCTCTCAAGCTTGTCTTCACCTGACGGAGAACCCGCTGAGGCTGATGTGTGCTACATAACAAATCTGGGACCATCTTAACAGGGAGGAAGTCCATTACGTTTCCCACACCAGGCTGGATGTACGGACAGGGAGGATTTCTGATCACTGTCTTTACACTCTTGTGACTAATCTGTACGTTTTATCATTATAACTGTGCTGTAGCTTTTCATGTTTTTTACCAGTGTTTAGAAACTGCATTTTGGGGGGAGGTTTTGGTCTGGTCAacttcctgcctgcctgtgtgtgtccagAGGAGCTCCCCCATGTCCCTCTGGGTCACCTGGCTGACACTAGCCGTTCCCCTGCTACTGCCCTGGCTGGTCAGGCACGGGGTAGAGATGGCTCGTGCCACCGTGTGTTCACGATGGGACCGTTCAGTCGGTCTGGATGACCTTGGTCTATCCCAGGAAGGTGATGTGGTGATCGGGGGTGTCTTCCCCATCCATATCCTCCCCCCTGATCCAGACCGGAGCTTCACCCAACCCCCTGAACTGCAGTCCTGTGTCAAGTAAGTTCCTTTGTTTACTTCTGTTCTCTAACTTTTTTTATTGCAGTTTGACCTTTTCTTGCGTTTTTCTTTTCGAAGGTGAAGAGAGATTTTATCTTTGTTTATTCTTTTGATGGAGGTcattttttaacattttattttgtaacaGCATTTCATTTTAGCAGGGCACTTTTCCTTCATTTGAATCATCTTTCTTTCAAAATGTTTTTCTTTCATGGAAGAGTTGATCTAAATGTTGTTCTCTTCAGAAGATTGAGGGTCACTGGAATGGAAAATAGAACATTTGTCTTTTGTTTTTTACACAGAatcataaaataaaaatgaaaaatgaaatgtTAATCGCTTTGCAGTCAATTTCAAATCTGATGTTAACAAATTGTCTGCAAAACAATTAACATTTCATTATAATATTTGTTTTCGTCTAACTTCTCTCCTCAATTCTAACGCGTGTCATCtccgagagagagactgacttctCTCCTCAATTCTAATGCGTgtcatctcagagagagagactgacttctCTCCTCAATTCTAATGCGTgtcatctcagagagagagactgacttctCTCCTCAATTCTAATGCGTgtcatctcagagagagagactgacttctCTCCTCAATTCTAATGCGTgtcatctcagagagagagactgacttctCTCCTCAATTCTAATGCGTgtcatctcagagagagagactgtatttGCTTAAAGTCCATTGTTTTATCCTCAGATGTTGTTTAGCACAGTGCTCTCTTTATCTGAGTACAATGAGGCACGGCATATTTCTTGTAAATGCAAACACTTAAATAATCTTGCTGTTATAGAGTGTGGTATTTTTCCATTGTCAACTTGATTCTCAGTCTAGATGATAAGATTGATGTTCAACATTAAATCCGTTTTTTAGTGCTGTTTGTTATGTTGAATGTTGTTTCTCCTCATGATCAATCACATTCATCTGCTTACAGGGTTACATCATGCTCAATTACACATGTTGCATTTTGCTctgtcatatctctctctctctctctctctctctcatctcacatCCCTGCTGTCAGTTTTCTTGAGGAATCGTTGAGATGGGTGCACGCACTGGTGTTTGCAGTGGACGAGATTAACCGTAACCCCTTCCTGCTGCCGGGGGTCCGGCTGGGCTACCGTATCCTGGACAGCTGTGGTCAGCACCCCTGGAGCCTGCGAGGGGCACTGGCCATGGTGTCAGGGGGGAACATCAGCTGTGAAACCACAGAGCTTTCTAAcctcaaatgtgatttttaaccACTAACCTCAACCTAAGCATAACCTTTACCTAAAATGTTAATGTACTGAAAAGTATTTGCCAAATAGCCAGTAATATTGTGGAGATCCTACACTAAATGGATAGCAAATAGCTCATGTATACTACCCTGTCGTTCTGATTATAGAATCATGTTTATTTGttatgtgtatcctgtacagcaCGGCCATCTAGTGACTCCCCTGTTCCTCTGATCATTGGTGATTCATCGTCCACTCAGGCCATCATCCTGGCCAGGACCCTGGGGCCGCTCTCTGTACCTATGGTCAGTCTCTCTCTACACAACCAGGAAATACAGTGGCGAGAAACATGATGATGCCATGATGCGATAATTCATCATGTTTCAGATAGCCTAGAATTTACTGAGAAATTAAAAGAGGGTATTTAGTACTTCATTAAAATGTGATTGAAGTTATTGTGTTGATCTGCCCTCAGTCTCTCACTACAACCAGGAAATACATAGCTAGAAATATTGCCATAATGCTTTAATTAATTATAATTCATCTGGTCTGGAATGTAGTGAGAAATGATTGATTTAATGGTGTTGTCCTCAGATCAGTTACCAGGCCACCTGTGGCTGTCTCAGTGACAGACAGGAGTTCCCTAACTTCTTCAGGACCATCCCCAGTGATGTCTACCAGGCCCTCACCATGGCCCGGCTCACCTGGCTCTTCGGATGGACCTGGGTCGGGGCTATCGCTGCAGACAATGACTACGGTCGTCAGGCCATGCAGGTGTTTCTTCATGTTTCTTTATCTTTAAATTGTTTTGTTGGTCGCTGCTCTTCTTTACTGAAGACACtcgtcacatttatttattattatttattttatttattttttgcaggTGTTTCTTTATATTAACTTTGACTTGTGACTTTGACTTTATTAATTCTTGGTCTCTGTTTACAGAAAAACTGAAGAAATGTAGAATTTACATAATACAAAATTGAGAAGAAAATGATATTATTTCTAATACTGGATACTGTTGTATTTTATTTTGAACTTCTACATCGGCTTTACATCAGTATTTTGACTCTTTGTCACGCTCCCTGTGCTTCATATTTGATCCCCAGGTGTTTGAGGAGGCGGTTCGGGGGACGGGGGTGTGCCTTGCGTTCTTTGAGACCCTCAACCGGGTGAACCTGGTGAGGGATGTGGAGCGAGCAGCGGACACGGTCCAGGCCTCGACAGCACGGGTGATCCTGGTCTTCCTCTTGTACACTGACATGGGGGCGTTACTCCTGGAGCTGGAGCGCAGAAACGTGACGGACAGGCAGTTCCTGGCCAGTGAGGCATGGAGCACTAGCGGACAACTCCTACGGAACCCCGCCCTCTTTAACGTCTCTCGGGGCGTTGTGGGTGTGGCTATCCGCAGTGCACCTATGCCTGGCTTTGAGGCCCACCTACGAAGTCTCCACCCCTCTCGTCGTCCCGGAGATGTCCTGTTGAAGGAACTCTGGGAAACTAAGTTTGGGTGTAGCCCTGGAGCAGCAGATGCACACAGCACGtctctgctcccctctccccttcctccaacCCCCTCTGTGTCAATATcacacacccctcctcccacctccagtTCCCCCCGTCCACGCCTGGCCTCCTGCAGTGGGGCAGAGACTCTGGAGGATGTGCAGAGCCCCTTCACAGACACCTCCCAGCTGAGAGTATCCTATAACGTGTACCTGGCTGTGTATGCTGCAGCCCACGCCCTCCACAGCCTGCTGTCCTGCCCCCAGAGAGACAGCCCTACGTGGGGCAGCAGCGTCACCTGCTCCCCTCCTCACAACATCAGCCCAGCGGAGGTACACTGATCTATTGCATGTTCAGTAGACATGATTTGCAAACACTTCAATCAGTTGGGGGGGATTACTTATGCCAATGTAACCTTTCTTTGTTAATTAAATATTCATGTCCACTTAATAGTTGCTATGGGGATATGTTTTGAGTTATTACATCATATTAAGAGTGTAATGGTCATGtttgtgtctcctctcctccaagtTGTTGCAGCACCTGAACCTGGTTAACTTCACCACTCCACTTGGGGAGCCGTTCTATTTCCGGGGCGCGGACATCCCTGCTGTGTACGAACTTGTGAACTGGCAGGCCACGCCCAAGGGGTTGCTCAAACTTGTCACGATTGGCCGAGTAGAGGGTTCCAATATCCTCATCAACCAATCAGCCATCCAGTGGAACGCAGGGTCTAATATGGTGAGAAATACCATTTTTAAAACATGAACTGAATGGTTTTGTTCAATTGAAATTAATATAATTGCATGTATGGCATTTACAGATGCCTGTGTCAGTGTGCAGTGGGAGCTGTCCCCCAGGCACCCGTGTAGCCAGGAGGAAGGGGGAGCCTGTCTGCTGCTTCGACTGCATCCCCTGTGCTGAGGGGGAGGTCAGCAACACCACAGGTCAGCGAACTGTGATGTGGGGGTATAATATCATTTAATATCAATGAAAGGGAATTCTTAATTAGCTGTGCCATTATTGACCTGATCTCTCTTGAATAATATATTATATCTTAATTAAGACTTATTAGATTGAATAGTAATTATGCTTTTCAATcatcatagtaatgtgttcaatCTCTCAGGCTCTCTGCAATGTGACAGCTGTCCTCTGGAGTTTTGGTCCAACGGCAATCGGACCGCCTGCATCCCTCGTCAGTTCGAGTTCCTCTCCTTCAACGACACTATGGGCGTC
The DNA window shown above is from Coregonus clupeaformis isolate EN_2021a chromosome 6, ASM2061545v1, whole genome shotgun sequence and carries:
- the plch1 gene encoding 1-phosphatidylinositol 4,5-bisphosphate phosphodiesterase eta-1 isoform X3; its protein translation is MAELEVSKNLSFEKVERCMSVMQSGTQMVKLKAGSKGLVRLFYLDGHRSCIRWRPSRKSERAKITIDSLYKVTEGRQSDIFHRHAEGSFDPACCFTVYHGNHMESLDLVTSNPEEARTWVTGLRYLMAGISDEDSLAKRQRTHDQWMKQTFEEADKNGDGLLNMEEIYQLLHKMNVNLPRRKVKHMFQEADSDDQQGTLTFEEFSVFYKMMSLRRDLFLLLMGYSDRKDHLTADELANFLRNEQKMVNVTTEYCLDVIDKFELSEENKQKGILGIEGFTSFMRSPTCDVFNPQHREVNQDMDQPLCSYYISSSHNTYLTGDQLLSHSKTDMYAWVLQTGCRCVEVDCWDGPDGEPMVQHGYTLTSKITFKSVVETIDKYAFINNQYPVILSIENHCSIHQQKKMAQHLREILGDKLDLGEAFDRESKQLPSPHSLQGKILIKGKRLPPYLSVDVEEGEVSDDDSADEIEDDFKLKNSNSNGNHQVESYIRKKLDCLLMESQIGDKEDTDSFSIRALLRATHVGLQKNLTNPKEGLKKSQSRSFISNLKQKRHSKSRLKSQDGDGEEQETSGREAGGQITRGEGKRKTMKLSRDLSDLVVFTNSVASQEGLDDSTPGNVLSFSETRAQQLVNHRAERFLGFNQRQLSRIYPSAYRIDSSNFNPQLYWNMGCQLVALNYQTEGRMMQLNRAKFMVNGGSGYVLKPPPMCKGSFNPFCDDPLPAYPNKQLVLKIISGQQLPKPPDSMLGDRGEIIDPFVEVEIIGLPVDCCKRQTRVVDDNGFNPVWEENLSFTLHMAEVALVRFLVWDHDPIGRDFVGQRTVAFSSLMPGYRHVYLEGLTEASIFIHVSVHDIYGKWSPLVLNPSFTIMHFLGANKQGRQLRGIRGLFNRSSKSSVETSCGPALRKRSISDHLLRRTASAPAKGRKKNKMKLAESSTSISDHKASVVDHKASISDGKDRVGAGEGAGREGSRERVMVERRPPPHAPLTHRPISMPLEKLLQGQLSLCSPNQELTDLGADTLIGTSPFDRPRSRSVELLIESSASLEHRVSTNHNNTRDRTTEPDQLDETSYLVIGRGGGSVDGDSKDQSQDRVNPPTKAEDISSRQRTLCYLSSSTKTESNCLHCLPTESRPETTLLSTTNTPAPSSSSSSSVPSSSVPPLSPLNVDRSALQSPVSLQDSTISRLIDAVSLGNDTTCGSISALIGQFDLTADQNDLTTNSDPHVLSVMSCLSHPALQDSSTPYKVTIDSTTPYKDPPRKAMNGPITPRKASQTLNHTNQNLLSPHPKTSHNPLLFSSPETTELEEVYTILDEEVLSPVFVYNLREQNIGNIQADSEESTPMGSLEPSPAKVPPRLGTEANGSWVGSPRGIVEETGQGYRGVCDPTGLGSGGEWGLSWGYRCPSVNSTVSDRLLLCQGSAESSLMEVEINVDEDPLEMTLTLPRHNCTWVATSPTKRYAAPQSQLTQLHPSPRYAPQLQPSQCPSPLKQPSPRHTPSITPQTQPSLFKRPPNPSPLLLNSHPSTLSRAELSFENSRDITRAYTQQHSYSGPTQPQTRGYQGGPTQPQTRGYQGGPTQPQTRGYQGGTGEGQGQGEVSACFQNGLSSSECLPGLSSMSGSRSVSLPRDRGLYSPISDCDVAYSQLDYNCFRPSTASTHPQPQPQSHTQPLPQDQPQSHTQPLPQAQPQSQTQPLPQAQPQSQTQPLPQAQPQSHTQPLPQLQPRSGPPSLPLLGPTLVPPLPIPRPPTAPGPCKSKSLGDLTSEDISCNFHSKYNIISRSFITPSMKERRRMRGLGGLSQRLQSADPLTEQLRKLVTLEGDDRDRDRPQSPQLPQLPQLQIPPKPFIPPSRPSPPTNFVPDTQEDSPPLLSRRLSSRSQSRVRHINNRARERQQEVLKSRGMSAPSSVGGVVLRTKAAAGQKPPANRHSTGSYIAGYLDQLEDRGLPEGACTTLGYGYHYGDHYHDDSLLPTDSCIQSQPEVYFLLRL
- the plch1 gene encoding 1-phosphatidylinositol 4,5-bisphosphate phosphodiesterase eta-1 isoform X5; protein product: MSSWVVNRKGGPQYCHHFLTDNSIFHVERCMSVMQSGTQMVKLKAGSKGLVRLFYLDGHRSCIRWRPSRKSERAKITIDSLYKVTEGRQSDIFHRHAEGSFDPACCFTVYHGNHMESLDLVTSNPEEARTWVTGLRYLMAGISDEDSLAKRQRTHDQWMKQTFEEADKNGDGLLNMEEIYQLLHKMNVNLPRRKVKHMFQEADSDDQQGTLTFEEFSVFYKMMSLRRDLFLLLMGYSDRKDHLTADELANFLRNEQKMVNVTTEYCLDVIDKFELSEENKQKGILGIEGFTSFMRSPTCDVFNPQHREVNQDMDQPLCSYYISSSHNTYLTGDQLLSHSKTDMYAWVLQTGCRCVEVDCWDGPDGEPMVQHGYTLTSKITFKSVVETIDKYAFINNQYPVILSIENHCSIHQQKKMAQHLREILGDKLDLGEAFDRESKQLPSPHSLQGKILIKGKRLPPYLSVDVEEGEVSDDDSADEIEDDFKLKNSNSNGNHQVESYIRKKLDCLLMESQIGDKEDTDSFSIRALLRATHVGLQKNLTNPKEGLKKSQSRSFISNLKQKRHSKSRLKSQDGDGEEQETSGREAGGQITRGEGKRKTMKLSRDLSDLVVFTNSVASQEGLDDSTPGNVLSFSETRAQQLVNHRAERFLGFNQRQLSRIYPSAYRIDSSNFNPQLYWNMGCQLVALNYQTEGRMMQLNRAKFMVNGGSGYVLKPPPMCKGSFNPFCDDPLPAYPNKQLVLKIISGQQLPKPPDSMLGDRGEIIDPFVEVEIIGLPVDCCKRQTRVVDDNGFNPVWEENLSFTLHMAEVALVRFLVWDHDPIGRDFVGQRTVAFSSLMPGYRHVYLEGLTEASIFIHVSVHDIYGKGRQLRGIRGLFNRSSKSSVETSCGPALRKRSISDHLLRRTASAPAKGRKKNKMKLAESSTSISDHKASVVDHKASISDGKDRVGAGEGAGREGSRERVMVERRPPPHAPLTHRPISMPLEKLLQGQLSLCSPNQELTDLGADTLIGTSPFDRPRSRSVELLIESSASLEHRVSTNHNNTRDRTTEPDQLDETSYLVIGRGGGSVDGDSKDQSQDRVNPPTKAEDISSRQRTLCYLSSSTKTESNCLHCLPTESRPETTLLSTTNTPAPSSSSSSSVPSSSVPPLSPLNVDRSALQSPVSLQDSTISRLIDAVSLGNDTTCGSISALIGQFDLTADQNDLTTNSDPHVLSVMSCLSHPALQDSSTPYKVTIDSTTPYKDPPRKAMNGPITPRKASQTLNHTNQNLLSPHPKTSHNPLLFSSPETTELEEVYTILDEEVLSPVFVYNLREQNIGNIQADSEESTPMGSLEPSPAKVPPRLGTEANGSWVGSPRGIVEETGQGYRGVCDPTGLGSGGEWGLSWGYRCPSVNSTVSDRLLLCQGSAESSLMEVEINVDEDPLEMTLTLPRHNCTWVATSPTKRYAAPQSQLTQLHPSPRYAPQLQPSQCPSPLKQPSPRHTPSITPQTQPSLFKRPPNPSPLLLNSHPSTLSRAELSFENSRDITRAYTQQHSYSGPTQPQTRGYQGGPTQPQTRGYQGGPTQPQTRGYQGGTGEGQGQGEVSACFQNGLSSSECLPGLSSMSGSRSVSLPRDRGLYSPISDCDVAYSQLDYNCFRPSTASTHPQPQPQSHTQPLPQDQPQSHTQPLPQAQPQSQTQPLPQAQPQSQTQPLPQAQPQSHTQPLPQLQPRSGPPSLPLLGPTLVPPLPIPRPPTAPGPCKSKSLGDLTSEDISCNFHSKYNIISRSFITPSMKERRRMRGLGGLSQRLQSADPLTEQLRKLVTLEGDDRDRDRPQSPQLPQLPQLQIPPKPFIPPSRPSPPTNFVPDTQEDSPPLLSRRLSSRSQSRVRHINNRARERQQEVLKSRGMSAPSSVGGVVLRTKAAAGQKPPANRHSTGSYIAGYLDQLEDRGLPEGACTTLGYGYHYGDHYHDDSLLPTDSCIQSQPEVYFLLRL